In the bacterium genome, GCCCAAGACACCGGAGCCGCGGTCACCGCAATTCCGGCCGCCGATACCCTGAAGAAAGCCGACGAGCGGTTTTACGTGCAAAAGACGGTGTCGCGGGAGCGCTTGTTTCAGATCCAAACGCCGCAGGTCTTTTCCCGCTCCTTGCTGGAAGAGGCGATGGAGTGGGCCGAAGCCAAGGGCATGGACGCCACCGACGAAGCCGGCTTGGTCGAGAGCATGGGCCACAAGGTCCGCTTGGTGGAAGGCTCGCAATTCAATTTCAAGATCACTCGATCCGAGGATTTAGAGATGGCCGAAGCATTGTTGGAGAAAAGGAACAACCATCGGATGGCCGCCGATTTCCGCATCGGCGAGGGCTATGACGTCCATGCCTTCGCCGAAGGCCGGGATTTGATCTTGGGCGGAGTCAAAATTCCCTTCGAGAAAGGCCTGCTGGGCCATTCCGACGCCGATGCCTTGCTTCACGCCATCGGCGACGCCCTGCTCGGGGCGGTGGCCGAAGGCGACTTGGGCAAGCATTTCCCCGACACCGATCCGAAATGGAAGGGGGCCTCGAGCCGGATTTTGTTGGCCGAAGTGGCCCGCTTGGTTCAAAATAAGGGCTTTCAGGTGGCCAATGTGGATGCCACCCTCGTTTGCCAGCGGCCCAAGCTGGCCCCGCATATTCCGGAAATGCGCGAGAACATCGCCGCCGCCCTCGGCCTTCCCCTCGGCCGGGTCAGCGTGAAGGCCACCACCGAGGAAGGTCTCGGTTTCACCGGAACGATGCAGGGCCTCGCCGCCAAGGCCGTGGTTTTAATCCAAAGCACAGGGAGCCGACCATGACTCGAGTCCGATTCGCGCCCAGCCCCACCGGGCTTTTGCACCAAGGCAACGTGCGCACCGCGCTCTTCAACTTCCTTTTCGCCCGCCGCCAAGGCGGGAAGCTGATCCTGCGCATCGAAGACACCGACCAGGAGCGCTCCCAGGAAAATTACGAAGCCGCCATCCTTCAAGACCTCCAATGGCTGGGCCTGAATTACGACGAAGGCCCCGATGCCGGCGGCCAGGTCGGGCCCTATCGCCAGAGCGAGCGGCTGAAGATCTATCAAGAGCACCTCGAAAAGCTCCAGGCCCAGGGCCAGATCTACCGCTGCTATTGCAGCCACGAGGAGCTGGAGGCCGAGCGCCGCCGGGCCATGGCCACCGGCAAGCCCTACCGCTACAGCGGGAAGTGCCGGGAATTGCCCGAGGCCGAGCGCCAGGCCAAGGTCGAGGCCGGGGTGGCTCCGACTTGGCGCTTCAAGGTCGAGCGCGACATCGTGAAGTTCAACGACATCGTCTACGGCGAGAAGGTCTTCGACACTCTGACCATCGGCGATTTCGTCATCGCCCGCTCCAACGAGCTGCCGCTCTACCTTTTCGCCTGCGCGATCGACGATTGCCTGCAGGGCGTGACCCACGTCATTCGCGGCGAGGACGGCATGTCGAACACCCCGCGCCAAATCCTCATTCAGCGGGCCCTGGGTTTCGAGCCGCCGCAATTCGCGCATCTCCCCCTGATCCTGGGGCCGGACCACACCCTGCTGTCCAAGCGCAACGGCAGCACCTCGGTCGGCGAGCTCAAAGCCAAGGGCTATTTGCCCGGAGCCTTGCTCAATTACCTGGCTTTGTTGGGTTGGGCTCCGCCCGAGGGCAAGGAAATCCTCGACCTCCAGGGCCTGATCGAGAGCTTCGACTTGGGCCGGGTCTCCCGGAGCAGCGCGATCTTCGATTGGGCCAAGCTCGACCATATCAATCAAGTTCACATGAACAGGCTGAGCGAGGTCCAGTACCTCGAGCGGGCCAAGGCCGCCTTGGCCGGCACCGACGTCGATGCCGGCGCCGAGAATCTCGAGAGGGCCTTGCTCGCGGTGCGGCCCAACGTGAAGAATTTCGGCGAGGTCGCCGGCTGGGTGAATTTGCTGCTCAAGCCGCCGGCGCCGGAGAGCGCCGAGGCCAAGGCCGCGCTCGAAGCTCCCGAAACCCCCAAAGTGCTCGAGACCTTCGCCTCGTTGGTCGAGGGGGGCGAGGGCGAGATGAGCCCCGAGCGCTACGAGCAGATCCTCGAGGATCTGAA is a window encoding:
- the ispD gene encoding 2-C-methyl-D-erythritol 4-phosphate cytidylyltransferase, producing the protein MSSAWAILVAGGSGSRLGATLPKQFLPLAGRRVIDHVLDRFLGNKLFQGLVLVVPQDFVDEWRKTLPPEVEVTAGGITRQKSVHRGLQRVAADAEWILIHDVARPLVSEELLKKTLAAAQDTGAAVTAIPAADTLKKADERFYVQKTVSRERLFQIQTPQVFSRSLLEEAMEWAEAKGMDATDEAGLVESMGHKVRLVEGSQFNFKITRSEDLEMAEALLEKRNNHRMAADFRIGEGYDVHAFAEGRDLILGGVKIPFEKGLLGHSDADALLHAIGDALLGAVAEGDLGKHFPDTDPKWKGASSRILLAEVARLVQNKGFQVANVDATLVCQRPKLAPHIPEMRENIAAALGLPLGRVSVKATTEEGLGFTGTMQGLAAKAVVLIQSTGSRP
- the gltX gene encoding glutamate--tRNA ligase, encoding MTRVRFAPSPTGLLHQGNVRTALFNFLFARRQGGKLILRIEDTDQERSQENYEAAILQDLQWLGLNYDEGPDAGGQVGPYRQSERLKIYQEHLEKLQAQGQIYRCYCSHEELEAERRRAMATGKPYRYSGKCRELPEAERQAKVEAGVAPTWRFKVERDIVKFNDIVYGEKVFDTLTIGDFVIARSNELPLYLFACAIDDCLQGVTHVIRGEDGMSNTPRQILIQRALGFEPPQFAHLPLILGPDHTLLSKRNGSTSVGELKAKGYLPGALLNYLALLGWAPPEGKEILDLQGLIESFDLGRVSRSSAIFDWAKLDHINQVHMNRLSEVQYLERAKAALAGTDVDAGAENLERALLAVRPNVKNFGEVAGWVNLLLKPPAPESAEAKAALEAPETPKVLETFASLVEGGEGEMSPERYEQILEDLKKKTKMKGKKLFLPVRVALTGGTEGPELANLVTALGKGQVLERVRRAFENLQHEKPQ